AAGCAACAACTTCGGCCCCTTCGCCCACGATCCTTCTCATTTCCGTCACTTCCTCTGGCCTTTCATCTATCAAAAGTATGATCAGATAAACCTCCGGATGGTTTTGTATGATTGCCTTCGCTATCTTTTGCAAAAGCACAGTTTTACCAGCTTTTGGTGGTGCTACGATAAGTCCTCTTTGCCCTTTGCCTATGGGAGCTATCAAGCTTACCACCCTTGTGGATAGCTCCTCCGGTGTAGTTTCCAAGTTAAACCTCTCTGTGGGATGAAAAGGGGTAAGCTTTTCAAACTGTGGTCTTGCTTTTAAAATTTCTGGATTTGGGCTCAAACCAGAAACCGACTCTATCCTTATAAGAGCCTGATATTTTTCCCTCTCTTGGGGTGGTCTTGCAAAGCCTATTATTACATCTCCTGTCCTTAGGCCAAACTTTTTTATCTGAGACGGTGCAACATAAACATCGTTGTAACTCGGCATGTAATTATTCTCCTGCCTTCTTATAAAGCCATAACCCTCGGGCAATATTTCCAACACACCTTTTACGAAATTTAGACCTTCTAATTGGGCTTGCGCCTGTAGGATGCTTTCTACAAGTTCTTCTTTTCTGAGCCCAGTAACCCGCTTTAGCTCTAACTCCCTACCTATCTTTTGCAGTTCGGAAAAGGAGAGCTTTTTTAACTCTTCGTATGAGTAAAGTTTTCTCTCCTGAATTTGGGTTTCGTCCATCTGTTACCTCCTTACTTGCCTATGCAAAAATTAGAAAATATTTCCCCTAAAAGTTCTTCAGTGGTTACTTCACCTATTAATTCGTCCAAATAACTTTGAGCTTCTCTCAGATAAAGCATGAGAATTTCCGGAGATACTTCTTCTACGCTTATTTTATCTTTTACTAATTTTAATACCTCCAAGGATTTTTGCAAGAGGTTTGCATGCCTTATAGAGATATAAAGACCTTCACCCACATTCCTTCCCACCGCTTCAAGCACTCGGTCCTTTAATTCTTGCAAACCATCGCCAGTTTTAGCACTAACCAAAACAAAGTCTTTAAACACGTCTTTGTGTCCTTCCCACAATCCTAAATCTACTTTATTTAACACCACCAGGTGGTTTTTGTCCCTGACGAGGGAGTATATGTATAGGTCTTCTTCTTGAAGTGGTTCGTGGGCTTGGGCTACGAAAAGTATTAAGTGCGCGCTATTTAATTTCTCTATGCTCCTTTGAATGCCTATAATCTCAACAGGATCCGAAGAACGCCTTATCCCTGCGGTGTCTATGAGGTTTATGGGAATACCTTCTAAGTTCAAAGGTTCTTGCAAAAAGTCCCTTGTGGTGCCGGGTATGTCCGTTACTATAGCCCTTTGGGTTCCAAGCAATTTGTTAAAAAGCGAAGACTTACCTACGTTTGGCTTTCCCACAATAGCCAAGTTTAAGCCCTTTCTCAAAAACTCTCCCGTCTTTACCGTAGATAGCAAGTTCTCTATCTTTGTCAGAATGTCTTCAATAGATTGAAGTATTTCTTCTTTGCTGAGGGTAGGAATGTCCTGCTCCTCAAACTCTATGCTTGCTTCCACAAAGGCACAGAGGTTTATAAGTTTTTCCCTAAGCGGTTTTATAAACTCCGATAGATCTCCCCTTAGCTGTCTTATGGCACTTTTCAGTGCAAGCTCAGATTTTGCTCCTATTAAGTCTCCAACTGCCTCAGCCTGAAGCAGGTCTATCTTTCCATTCAAAAAAGCCCTCTTGGTGAATTCCCCCCTCTGAGCCATTCTAACTCCGTTGTTCAAGAACAGCTCAACAACCCTCTTGAGAATTAATGGATTTCCGTGCAAAAATAACTCCACCATATCCTCTCCCGTATAACTTTTGGGAGCTTTGTAGTAAATCATTATTCCCTCGTCTATCTGCTCTCCCTTTTCGTCAAAAAGCTTAACAAAATGGGCATACCTCTCTTTTATTTTTCCCTTTATCTTTACAAAAGGCAAAACCTTTTCAAGCACACCAAGACCACTGAGCCTTACAACACCTATAGCACTTTCTCCATAAGGTGTAGCTATGGCTACTATGGGTTCCCTTTGTTTCATGTTTCATGCCAGCCCGGCGGGATTCGAACCCGCAACCTTGGGATCCGTAGTCCCACGCTCTATCCAGTTGAGCTACGGGCCGTTTATTTTAATTATAAGCGTGCCCGGGGGGACTTGAACCCCCGACCTTGGGTTCCGGAGACCCACGCTCTATCCAACTGAGCTACGGGCACTATCTAATAAAATATTAGCATGGTTATAAAGTTCGGCACGGACGGGTGGAGGGCAGTAATAGGAGACGAATTTACCTTTGAAAACGTCAGAAAAGTTGCCTATGCCCACGCAAAGGTGTTGGAAGAAGAAGGTAAAAGAAAGGTTGTGGTGGGCTATGACAGAAGGTTTTTAAGCAGAGAGTTTGCAGAGGAAGTTTGCAAAGTCTTTGGTAGCTTAGGGTTTGAAGTCTTTCTTTCCGACAGAGAATGCACCACGCCTATGGTGTCTTTTGCGGTCAAATACATGGGCTTTGACGGAGGTGTGATGATCACCGCATCCCACAATCCTGCAAAATACAATGGATACAAGATAAAAGAGTCCTTTGGTGGTTCCGCAACTACTGAGTTTATAAAAAAGGTAGAAAGATTGGCAAACACAACGGAAAATGTAAAGGTAGAAGACAAAAAACCACAGCTGATAGACCTAAGAGGTCCATACCTTAAAAAGGTAAAAGAGCTAATAAGCTTGGAGCTTTTCCAAGAAAGTGGGATTGTAATTCACGACGCTATGTATGGCTCTTCCGCAGGGCTTTTTTCTGAGGTTTTGCTTGACACCCCTTTGGAGGTGATCTCCATAAGATCGCAGAGGGACCCCCTCTTTGGAGGACATCCGCCGGAACCTATAGAAAAGCACTTAGTCCCGATGTTTGAAAAGGTCAGGGGGGTGGGAGCAAAAATAGGAATAGCCAACGATGGAGATGGAGACCGTATAGCCCTCTGCGACGAAAGGGGAAGGTTTATAAATACTCAGCTCATATACGTTTTGCTTTTGTTACACCTTCTGAAGAACAAAGGGATAAAAGAGGGTGTGGTGGTAAAGACAGTATCCACAAGCTATTTAGTGGATAGAATCTGCAAATCTGAAGGA
This DNA window, taken from Thermocrinis jamiesonii, encodes the following:
- the rho gene encoding transcription termination factor Rho — protein: MDETQIQERKLYSYEELKKLSFSELQKIGRELELKRVTGLRKEELVESILQAQAQLEGLNFVKGVLEILPEGYGFIRRQENNYMPSYNDVYVAPSQIKKFGLRTGDVIIGFARPPQEREKYQALIRIESVSGLSPNPEILKARPQFEKLTPFHPTERFNLETTPEELSTRVVSLIAPIGKGQRGLIVAPPKAGKTVLLQKIAKAIIQNHPEVYLIILLIDERPEEVTEMRRIVGEGAEVVASTFDEPPERHMQVAELVIEKAKRMVELGKDVAILLDSMTRFGRASNAVTPSTGRVLSGGIEATALQRPKKFFGAARNIEEGGSLTIIATALIETGSRMDDVIYEEFKGTGNMEIHLDRKLMERRIFPAINIEKSGTRKEELLLEDWELQRIWVLRKFLATMDSIEAMEFLLDKLKKFKTNKDFLKAMHS
- the mnmE gene encoding tRNA uridine-5-carboxymethylaminomethyl(34) synthesis GTPase MnmE — protein: MKQREPIVAIATPYGESAIGVVRLSGLGVLEKVLPFVKIKGKIKERYAHFVKLFDEKGEQIDEGIMIYYKAPKSYTGEDMVELFLHGNPLILKRVVELFLNNGVRMAQRGEFTKRAFLNGKIDLLQAEAVGDLIGAKSELALKSAIRQLRGDLSEFIKPLREKLINLCAFVEASIEFEEQDIPTLSKEEILQSIEDILTKIENLLSTVKTGEFLRKGLNLAIVGKPNVGKSSLFNKLLGTQRAIVTDIPGTTRDFLQEPLNLEGIPINLIDTAGIRRSSDPVEIIGIQRSIEKLNSAHLILFVAQAHEPLQEEDLYIYSLVRDKNHLVVLNKVDLGLWEGHKDVFKDFVLVSAKTGDGLQELKDRVLEAVGRNVGEGLYISIRHANLLQKSLEVLKLVKDKISVEEVSPEILMLYLREAQSYLDELIGEVTTEELLGEIFSNFCIGK
- a CDS encoding phosphoglucomutase/phosphomannomutase family protein, with the protein product MVIKFGTDGWRAVIGDEFTFENVRKVAYAHAKVLEEEGKRKVVVGYDRRFLSREFAEEVCKVFGSLGFEVFLSDRECTTPMVSFAVKYMGFDGGVMITASHNPAKYNGYKIKESFGGSATTEFIKKVERLANTTENVKVEDKKPQLIDLRGPYLKKVKELISLELFQESGIVIHDAMYGSSAGLFSEVLLDTPLEVISIRSQRDPLFGGHPPEPIEKHLVPMFEKVRGVGAKIGIANDGDGDRIALCDERGRFINTQLIYVLLLLHLLKNKGIKEGVVVKTVSTSYLVDRICKSEGVELREVPVGFKHINELILKEKVIFGGEESGGYGIIHFLPERDGLFSGLSILELIHTKGKELSKIVQEVFQTYGSAYFERKDLHADEEKKKKLRSFIENPPSLLGRFKVKEVITKDGLKLIFENDGWLLLRASGTEPLIRVYAEMPTEEETKEVIKSALEML